Part of the Bacteriovorax stolpii genome, TGAAATCCAGCTTGATAGAAAACTTCTTGAAAAGAGAATTTTCCCAGCTCTGGATATCAACAAGTCTTCAACTCGTAAGGAAGACCTGCTTATGGCACCAGGCGATCTACAAAGATCGTACCTGCTTCGCAAGGTTCTTCACCCAATGGCGCCAATCGACGCTATGGAATTTATCCTGAGCCGTGTAACGAAAACAAAATCGAACTCGGACTTCCTGGATTCAATGAACTCATAAGAGAAAATATGAAAAAGACGCTGCTTAAAAAATTAATTCTTCTCGTCTCAAAGCAATACGCTTCAATCGGCGGCCAGGCCGTAATTGAAGGCGTAATGATGAGATCGCCAAACGCTTTTGTTGTCGCTGTTAGAAAACCAGATGGGTCTATCCGCCTGAGACGCGATCAATGGTACGGACTTTCAAACAAGCTCGCTTTTTTGAAGAAGCCGTTCCTGAGAGGTGTTTTAGTTCTGGTAGAAACAATGGCCAATGGAATTGTTTCTCTGAATTACTCGGCCAACATTGCCATGGACGAGGAGAATAAAAAAGAAGCGTTAAAAAAAGGTCAGACGGAAGAAGAGTACGAAAAAACAAAAAAATCAAAGGAGAAGGTAAGTCTTGAGACTTTCCTTTCAATTGCGGTTTCTTTCTTATTTGGTATCGGGCTTTTCGTTTTTGTTCCGCACGCAGCGACTGCGCTGATTGAAAAATACTCGGGAGCGAGCTGGGATCTTCAAAGCTGGCAATTCCACGCAGTAGACGGAACAATTAAAGCTTTCATCTTCCTGACTTACATTTGGTTAATCAGCTTCATTCCAGACATCAAAAAAGTGTTCCAGTACCACGGAGCTGAACATAAATCGATTTCAACTTTTGAAGCAGGTGAAGAACTGACGATCGCTAACGCTAGAAAATTCCCGACATTCCACCCACGTTGTGGAACGACGTTTATTTTCTTTTTAATGTTTGTATCGATCATTCTTTTTGCCATTATCTTCGCAATCATTCCGGTAGGAACAAATTCTCCGGTTATTTTAAAGCACCTTTATGCCATTTTATTTAAAGTTGCTTTAACATTCCCGATTGCCGGTATTTCTTATGAACTAATTAAATTTCTGGGCAAAAATCCGGATTCATCTTTTGGAAGATTCCTAAGCTATCCTGGGAAAATGCTTCAGAAGCTTACGACTAAAGAGCCAGATGACCAGCAATTGGAAATCGCTCTTGCTTCAATCAAAGCGGTGCTTTTCTTGGAAGAGAAGTACAACTTAAAAGATGCCAGCTCAAAAACAATCACCGTGGACGAAATTGACCTTCGCACACTAAGTGATATTGAAAACAGTAACTTTAAACTAAAAGACTTTTTAGAAGGCTAATATCCATGTCAATGTTTGATAAACTAGAAGCAGTTGTTAATCGTTATGAGCAACTCACAGAAAAACTTGCAGACCCGTCGATCTACGACCGCCAGAAGGAATTCAAAGAGATTTCATCTGAGCGCTCAAATATCGAAGAAGTTGTAAATGTTTATAGAGAATACAAAAAAATGAAAGAAGACCTGGAAGGGTCTAAAGAAATTCTTCGTAATGAAAAAGACGAAGATATGCGTGAAATGGCGAAAATGGAGCTTTCTGAGCTGGAAGCGCAAATCCCACCAATGGAAGAGAAACTAAAAGTTCTTCTTCTGCCAAAAGATCCATTAGATGACCGCAACGTTATCATGGAAATGAGAGCAGGTGCCGGTGGAGATGAAGCATCGATTTTCGTAGCTGATATGTTCCGTCTTTACCAAAACTATTTCCGCCACCTCGGTTTTAAAATTGAAGTGGATTCAATGTCTGAAGGTGATCAAGGTCTAAAAGAAATTATCTTCACTGTTACAGGTGATAAAGTTTACTCAAAACTTAAATGGGAAGCGGGAGTTCACCGCGTTCAACGTGTACCAAAGACAGAAACAATGGGACGCGTACACACTTCAACCATCACTATCGCGGTTATGCCAGAAGTTGATGAAGTTGAATTCGAACTTAACCCGAACGAACTTCGTATCGACGTTTACCGTTCAGGTGGTTCAGGTGGTCAGTCGGTTAACACGACGGACTCTGCGGTTCGTATTACCCACTTACCAACAGGTATGTCGGTAGCTAACCAGGACCAGAAGTCTCAGCTTAAAAACAAAGAAAAAGCGATGAAGATCCTTCGCTCGAGAATTTACGAGCAAATGGTTAAAGCACAAAAAGATGAAATCGATTCTGAGCGCCGCGGACAAATCGGTGAAGGGGATCGTTCTGAAAAAATCAGAACGTACAACTACCCTCAAAACAGAATTTCTGACCATAGAATTGGACTGACTGTTCACAACCTTGAAGGGGTTATGAACGGTGACCTTGGTGACATTACAGATGCATTGATTGCTCATCACCAGGCCGAGCTAATGAAAGGACAAGAGGAATAATAATCGAGTAATCTTAAATCAAGCGAGTGCGCGTGAGCATTGTCAGTTTAGATAATTACCTGAAAGGATTTTTTGAGTCGGAAAAAAAGAATCTGATGCAAAACTATCCGGGGCTTACGTTGCACCGACTTCGCCAGGACATCAATCTGCATGCTTTCTTGCACGGGATTGATTCAGAGGAGATTTTTGATTTCCCTTATCTTCCTCACCGCACACATCCACTGACTATTTTTTTCGAAAAGCTCAAAGAAGGTGTTCCTCTGGAATATATCACGGGCTACGCTTATTTTTACCGCTCCATTTTTAAAGTCACCAGCGACACACTTATCCCGCGCAGTGAAACTGAAATCCTGGTGGAGCTTGCTTCGCAGGAAATTAAGAAAAACTACCGCAAAAGGCCATGCCGTGTGGCCGATATTGGAACGGGAACAGGGGCGATTGCCCTCTCGCTTATGACTGAAGAGAGCGCTGCTCTTTCAATTGTTGCCAGCGATATTTCTCCAAAAGCGCTTAAAATCGCCAAGGAAAACTACTTTAACCAACGTTACGGGCTCTCGAACATTCACCAGATCGACTTCGTTCTTAGTGACCGCTTTGCCAATATTACTGGCGAATTCGACCTGATCCTTTCAAATCCTCCTTACATTAAAAGAGAGGCAGACCTAAAAGAGGTACATCCGCAAGTGGCTTCATTTGAACCACACCTGGCCCTCTTCCTGGATGATGATTCGTATGACCAATGGTTTAAGGAATTTTTTGAAAGTATTTATCAAAAGTTATCGACCACAGGTGTATCATTGATCGAAGGACACGAACACCATCTTGAACATTTGGCAGCTATGGCAAAATCCACTGGGTTTAGCGAAGCCGTCGTGATTCAGGACTACACACAAAGAAACAGATTTTTAAAGTTAAAAAAATAAAGGAAGGATCATGGACAAATTAATTATCTCTGGACCTGCAAAACTTTCTGGAACAGTTAGAATCGCAAGAGCGAAAAACGCTTACCTGCCAATCCTGGCCGCGGTCCTGCTTTCAGATAAACCCATTCACTTAAAAAATATTCCTGAACTTCAGGATATTAAAACGATGATTAAGCTTCTTTCGAATCTTGGTGTCACAATCAAGAAGGAAGGGGATATCACGACTTTTGATGCTTCAACTCTGAACTCTCACGAAGCCACTTACGACATCGTTAAAACGATGAGAGCTTCTATCTTCGTTCTTGGGCCTCTTCTTGCAAGAAGAAAAGCTGCAAGAGTTTCTCTTCCTGGTGGGTGTGCGATTGGGACAAGACCCATTGACCTTCACTTAACGAATCTGGAAAAACTTGGTTGCGAAATCAACGTTCACTCTGGATACGTTGATGCCAAAGTAGACAAGATGAAGGCCACTCACATCACACTTGCCTTCCCATCAGTGGGAGCGACAGAAAACTTGATGATGGCCGCTGTTTTCAGTGATGGTGTAACGACAATTGAAAACTCTGCTCTTGAGCCAGAGATTGATGACCTGGCACACTTCTTAAATGCAATGGGTGCAAACGTTAAAGGAATTGGAACAAGAACGATTGTTGTCACTGGTGTAAAAGAACTTAAAGAAGTGACATATGAAGCGATCGGAGATCGTATTGAAGCAGCGACTTACTTAATGGCCGCTCTGGCAACTGGATCAGATATCGAAATCCTGGGTGTCAATCCTCGCCACTTAGATTTCGTGACAGAAGTTCTTCAGCAAATGGGAGCAAAGATCGTCACTGGTGAGAACTCAATTAAAGTTTTCAAGAGTGAGCTTAAAGGCTGCTTAATTGATACGGCACCATTCCCGGGATTCCCGACAGATGCTCAGGCCCAGATGATTGCTCTTTGTACGCAAGTTAAAGGTGCTTCAGTTATTACTGAACATATTTTTGAAAACCGCTTTATGCACGTTCCAGAGCTTGTTCGTTTAGGAGCTGATATCACTCTTAAAGGAAAGTCTGCCTTTATTCAAGGTGGAGAGAAGCTGACGGCCGCTCCAGTTATGTGTACTGACCTTCGTGCAAGTGCTGCTTTAATTATCGCAGCTCTGGCAACTGAAGGGGATACAGAAATCCAGCGCGTTTACCACCTGGATAGAGGGTATGAGCGTCTGGTAGATAAATTCTCAGCTTTAGGAGCGAAGATTAAACGCGTTCCAGGGAACCCGACATAATGAGCGCTGATTGTTTATTCTGTAAAATCTTAAAGGGCGAAATTCCTTCAACGAAGATTTATGAAAAAGGAAATGTGATGGGCTTTGTGGATATCTTTCCACAGGCAAAAATCCATTTGCTTTTCGTTCATAAAAACCACACGCCAGATATTAATCATATGTCAGCAGACCCGCAAACAATTGGCGAAGTCTATCAGGGAATTGCCGAGTACACGAAGGCCCAGGGCCTTGATCAAGGCGGATTCAGAGTTGTTACAAATCTTGGTAAAGATGCCGGTCAGACAGTTTTCCACACCCATT contains:
- a CDS encoding DUF1385 domain-containing protein, coding for MKKTLLKKLILLVSKQYASIGGQAVIEGVMMRSPNAFVVAVRKPDGSIRLRRDQWYGLSNKLAFLKKPFLRGVLVLVETMANGIVSLNYSANIAMDEENKKEALKKGQTEEEYEKTKKSKEKVSLETFLSIAVSFLFGIGLFVFVPHAATALIEKYSGASWDLQSWQFHAVDGTIKAFIFLTYIWLISFIPDIKKVFQYHGAEHKSISTFEAGEELTIANARKFPTFHPRCGTTFIFFLMFVSIILFAIIFAIIPVGTNSPVILKHLYAILFKVALTFPIAGISYELIKFLGKNPDSSFGRFLSYPGKMLQKLTTKEPDDQQLEIALASIKAVLFLEEKYNLKDASSKTITVDEIDLRTLSDIENSNFKLKDFLEG
- a CDS encoding N5-glutamine methyltransferase family protein, with the translated sequence MSIVSLDNYLKGFFESEKKNLMQNYPGLTLHRLRQDINLHAFLHGIDSEEIFDFPYLPHRTHPLTIFFEKLKEGVPLEYITGYAYFYRSIFKVTSDTLIPRSETEILVELASQEIKKNYRKRPCRVADIGTGTGAIALSLMTEESAALSIVASDISPKALKIAKENYFNQRYGLSNIHQIDFVLSDRFANITGEFDLILSNPPYIKREADLKEVHPQVASFEPHLALFLDDDSYDQWFKEFFESIYQKLSTTGVSLIEGHEHHLEHLAAMAKSTGFSEAVVIQDYTQRNRFLKLKK
- a CDS encoding HIT domain-containing protein — its product is MSADCLFCKILKGEIPSTKIYEKGNVMGFVDIFPQAKIHLLFVHKNHTPDINHMSADPQTIGEVYQGIAEYTKAQGLDQGGFRVVTNLGKDAGQTVFHTHFHVLSGEKLGRFGS
- the murA gene encoding UDP-N-acetylglucosamine 1-carboxyvinyltransferase, with the translated sequence MDKLIISGPAKLSGTVRIARAKNAYLPILAAVLLSDKPIHLKNIPELQDIKTMIKLLSNLGVTIKKEGDITTFDASTLNSHEATYDIVKTMRASIFVLGPLLARRKAARVSLPGGCAIGTRPIDLHLTNLEKLGCEINVHSGYVDAKVDKMKATHITLAFPSVGATENLMMAAVFSDGVTTIENSALEPEIDDLAHFLNAMGANVKGIGTRTIVVTGVKELKEVTYEAIGDRIEAATYLMAALATGSDIEILGVNPRHLDFVTEVLQQMGAKIVTGENSIKVFKSELKGCLIDTAPFPGFPTDAQAQMIALCTQVKGASVITEHIFENRFMHVPELVRLGADITLKGKSAFIQGGEKLTAAPVMCTDLRASAALIIAALATEGDTEIQRVYHLDRGYERLVDKFSALGAKIKRVPGNPT
- the prfA gene encoding peptide chain release factor 1; protein product: MFDKLEAVVNRYEQLTEKLADPSIYDRQKEFKEISSERSNIEEVVNVYREYKKMKEDLEGSKEILRNEKDEDMREMAKMELSELEAQIPPMEEKLKVLLLPKDPLDDRNVIMEMRAGAGGDEASIFVADMFRLYQNYFRHLGFKIEVDSMSEGDQGLKEIIFTVTGDKVYSKLKWEAGVHRVQRVPKTETMGRVHTSTITIAVMPEVDEVEFELNPNELRIDVYRSGGSGGQSVNTTDSAVRITHLPTGMSVANQDQKSQLKNKEKAMKILRSRIYEQMVKAQKDEIDSERRGQIGEGDRSEKIRTYNYPQNRISDHRIGLTVHNLEGVMNGDLGDITDALIAHHQAELMKGQEE